In Pyxicephalus adspersus chromosome 12, UCB_Pads_2.0, whole genome shotgun sequence, a genomic segment contains:
- the ZC3H14 gene encoding zinc finger CCCH domain-containing protein 14 produces MEIGTEISRKIRTAIKGKLQELGAYVDEELPDYIMVMVANKKSQEQMTDDLSLFLGNNTLRFTTWLQGVLDKLRAVTPGSNSLKASEAIIFNSSMPPLKSQSREDSGRESQPQRQEKFYGVVPSSSHSQYGSDRVSTEAAVAARLTSAVKPLQESTPSEDIIDIKLDMDDAFNEDLSCSSGSPFHPRQRPADYPLPRTQRPSAQVYRPPGSTHRLDERSTVHRLPQSDPVHPRQSTFHGNRAIGNKPYEMREASRAEDTFKSAVGSERTLQTLEGSRKRRIPVASSVVKVKRFLKEFEEEEEEEEEEDYISWAAALPSSVSVPSRPERRPTLPPSKQANKNLILKAISEAQESITKTTSYSTAPQKQTVPVAPRARPVPEEELILMKSRASMLRYQEEAEEAPAEDNREVDERRMGILSRLYPEPMEETATWGQVDKRRMDVLSRLNPEPVEETTPWGQGLYHFIKKFIDIICLDADPAAVPAKAKIHERCKYWPACKNAENCAYHHPTTVCKAFPKCRFAEKCFFIHPNCKFDAKCAKADCPYTHASRRMAPPPVKQEPATKSHVKAQCRYFPACKNTECPYYHPKHCRFSSNCTRMDCEFYHPKTSVPPRHALTWIRSQASD; encoded by the exons ATGGAGATCGGCACCGAAATCAGCCGCAAGATCAGG ACGGCCATAAAGGGGAAGCTGCAGGAGCTGGGAGCCTATGTGG ACGAGGAACTCCCAGATTACATCATGGTGATGGTAGCAAATAAGAAAAGTCAGGAGCAGATGACGGACGACTTGTCACTCTTCCTTGGGAATAACACCCTGCGCTTCACCACATG GTTACAGGGGGTGCTGGATAAGCTACGTGCTGTCACTCCAG GATCCAACAGCCTTAAGGCCTCAGAGGCCATCATCTTCAATAGTAGCATGCCACCCCTGAAGAGCCAGAGCAGAGAGGATTCTGGGAGAGAATCCCAGCCACAACGGCAGGAGAAATTCTACGGCGTGGTGCCCAGCAGCTCCCATTCACAGTATGGCTCTGACAG agtgtCCACTGAGGCTGCTGTAGCTGCTCGCCTGACCTCTGCGGTGAAACCTCTCCAGGAATCGACTCCATCAGAGGACATCATTGACATTAAACTGGACATGGACGATGCTTTCAATGAGGACTTAAGCTGTAGCTCAGGAAGTCCATTTCATCCCAGGCAGAGGCCAGCTGATTACCCTCTTCCAAGGACACAAAGACCTTCGGCTCAGGTGTACAGACCACCAGGAAGCACACACCGCCTGGATGAACGCAGTACCGTACATAGACTGCCCCAGAGTGACCCTGTCCACCCAAGGCAGTCCACCTTCCATGGTAACAGAGCCATTGGCAACAAACCCTATGAAATGCGAGAGGCCAGTCGAGCAGAGGACACTTTCAAATCTGCAGTAGGCTCAGAGAGAACATTACAAACG TTGGAAGGGTCCCGGAAACGAAGGATCCCTGTTGCCAGTTCAGTGGTGAAGGTGAAAAGGTTTTTGAAGGAGtttgaggaggaggaagaagaagaggaggaggaagattaCATCTCTTGGGCTGCTGCTTTACCCAGCAGTGTGTCTGTTCCTTCGAGACCAGAGAGAAG acctaCTCTCCCACCTTCAAAACAAGCAAACAAGAACCTAATTCTGAAAGCCATTTCTGAAGCTCAGGAATCTATTACTAAAACAACCAGTTACTCTACAG CTCCACAAAAGCAGACTGTTCCCGTGGCTCCGCGGGCTCGTCCTGTTCCTGAAGAGGAATTGATCCTAATGAAGAGCAGAGCCTCTATGTTGCGTTATCAGGAGGAAGCAGAGGAAGCGCCAGCAGAGGACAACAGGGAAG TTGATGAACGTAGAATGGGCATTCTCTCCAGACTGTACCCAGAGCCGATGGAGGAGACTGCAACCTGGGGACAAG TGGACAAGCGTAGAATGGATGTCCTGTCCAGATTGAACCCGGAGCCAGTGGAGGAGACCACGCCATGGGGACAAGGTTTGTACCACTTCATAAAAAA ATTCATTGACATTATATGTTTAGATGCAGATCCAGCTGCTGTTCCTGCAAAAGCAAAGATCCACGAGCGCTGCAAGTATTGGCCGGCTTGTAAAAATGCAGAGAATTGTGCCTATCACCACCCAACTACTGTGTGCAA GGCTTTCCCTAAGTGCCGCTTTGCTGAAAAATGCTTCTTTATCCATCCCAACTGCAAATTTGATGCCAAGTGTGCCAAAGCAGATTGTCCTTACACACATGCCAGCAGACGGATGGCGCCACCTCCTGTGAAACAAG AGCCAGCAACCAAGAGCCATGTGAAGGCTCAGTGCCGTTATTTTCCTGCATGCAAAAACACAGAGTGCCCATATTATCACCCCAAG CACTGCAGATTCAGCAGTAATTGCACCCGGATGGACTGTGAATTTTACCATCCCAAGACTTCTGTTCCTCCCCGACACGCATTGACGTGGATACGGTCACAAGCTAG tgattgA